From the genome of Fusobacterium varium, one region includes:
- the etfB gene encoding Electron transfer flavoprotein small subunit, which yields MKIVVCIKQVPDTTEIKLDPVKGTLIRDGVPSIMNPDDKGGLEEALKLKDKYGAHVTVITMGPPQAEAILREAYAMGVDRAILLTDRKFGGADTLATSNTIAAALRNIEADLIIAGRQAIDGDTAQVGPQIAEHLGLPQVSYVKDMQYNTEDNSLTIKRVVEDGYYLVNVQLPALVTVLSEANQPRYMRVGGIVEAFDKQVETWTFDDITIDPAIIGLNGSPTKVKKSFTKGAKQAGKVFELEAKEAVNLIVEKLKEKFVI from the coding sequence ATGAAAATAGTAGTTTGTATAAAACAAGTTCCAGACACAACTGAGATCAAATTAGATCCAGTAAAGGGAACACTAATCAGAGATGGAGTTCCTAGTATCATGAACCCAGATGATAAAGGTGGATTGGAAGAGGCTTTAAAACTTAAAGATAAATATGGAGCTCATGTAACAGTTATCACAATGGGACCTCCTCAAGCAGAAGCTATCCTAAGAGAAGCATATGCAATGGGTGTAGATAGAGCTATTCTTTTGACAGATAGAAAATTTGGAGGAGCAGATACTTTAGCTACTTCTAACACTATTGCAGCTGCTTTAAGAAATATTGAAGCTGACCTAATAATCGCAGGAAGACAAGCTATTGATGGAGATACTGCACAAGTTGGACCACAAATAGCTGAGCATTTAGGGTTACCTCAAGTATCTTATGTAAAAGATATGCAATATAATACAGAAGACAATTCATTAACAATTAAAAGAGTTGTGGAAGATGGATATTATCTAGTAAATGTCCAATTACCTGCTCTAGTTACTGTATTATCAGAAGCTAATCAACCTAGATATATGAGAGTTGGAGGAATTGTTGAAGCTTTTGATAAACAAGTTGAAACTTGGACTTTTGATGATATAACAATAGATCCAGCAATTATTGGATTGAATGGATCACCTACTAAAGTTAAAAAATCATTTACTAAAGGAGCTAAACAGGCTGGTAAAGTATTTGAATTGGAAGCAAAAGAAGCAGTAAACTTGATTGTTGAAAAATTAAAAGAAAAATTTGTTATTTAA
- the phaJ_1 gene encoding (R)-specific enoyl-CoA hydratase — translation MDWRGYEFRRFENRYEGSSYKTITEADVILYAGITLDINPAHLNEEHAKKTIFKHRIAHGMLTAGLVSAVLGTKLPGEGSIYMGQELMFTAPVYFGDTITATAEIIELIPEKTG, via the coding sequence ATGGATTGGAGGGGATATGAATTTCGGAGATTTGAAAATAGGTATGAAGGCTCAAGTTACAAAACAATAACAGAAGCTGATGTTATTCTTTATGCAGGTATTACATTGGATATAAATCCAGCCCACTTAAATGAAGAACATGCTAAAAAAACTATTTTCAAACACAGAATAGCACATGGTATGCTAACTGCAGGTCTTGTATCTGCTGTATTAGGAACAAAACTTCCAGGTGAGGGAAGTATTTACATGGGACAGGAACTAATGTTCACAGCACCTGTTTATTTTGGAGATACTATCACAGCAACTGCTGAGATTATAGAATTAATTCCAGAAAAAACAGGGTAA
- a CDS encoding Acyl-CoA dehydrogenase, short-chain specific, translating into MYAMAVEELSRVCGTTGVIVSAHTSLGTWPILHFGTEEQKQKYIPKLASGEWLGAFGLTEPNAGTDAAGQQTTAVLDEATNEWVINGSKIFITNAGYADVYVIFGMTDRSKGLKGISAFILEAGTPGFSIGKKEKKLGIKGSSTCELIFENVRIPKSNLLGEVGKGFKIAMMTLDGGRIGIASQALGIAQGALDETVGYVKERKQFGRAIAKFQNTQFQLADLEVKIEASRLLVYKAAWRESNNLPYTVDAARAKLFAAETAMEVTTKAVQLHGGYGYTREYPVERMMRDAKITEIYEGTSEVQRMVIAGNLLK; encoded by the coding sequence ATGTATGCAATGGCAGTAGAAGAACTTTCAAGAGTATGTGGAACTACTGGAGTTATTGTATCTGCGCATACTTCACTAGGAACTTGGCCAATATTACACTTTGGTACTGAAGAACAAAAACAAAAATATATTCCAAAACTAGCAAGCGGAGAATGGTTAGGAGCCTTTGGATTGACTGAACCAAATGCTGGAACAGATGCTGCTGGACAACAAACTACTGCAGTTTTAGATGAAGCTACAAATGAATGGGTTATCAATGGTTCTAAAATATTTATAACAAATGCTGGATATGCTGATGTTTATGTTATATTTGGAATGACAGATAGATCAAAAGGATTAAAAGGAATTTCAGCTTTCATATTAGAAGCAGGAACACCAGGATTCTCTATAGGTAAAAAAGAAAAGAAACTTGGAATTAAAGGTTCATCAACATGTGAATTGATATTTGAAAATGTAAGAATACCTAAATCTAATCTATTGGGAGAAGTTGGAAAAGGATTTAAAATCGCTATGATGACTCTTGATGGAGGAAGAATAGGAATTGCTTCTCAAGCATTAGGAATTGCTCAAGGTGCTTTAGATGAAACTGTTGGATATGTAAAAGAAAGAAAACAATTTGGAAGAGCTATTGCAAAATTCCAAAATACTCAATTCCAACTAGCTGATTTAGAAGTTAAAATAGAAGCTTCAAGACTTCTAGTTTATAAAGCAGCATGGAGAGAAAGTAATAATTTACCATATACAGTAGATGCAGCTAGAGCTAAACTATTTGCAGCTGAAACTGCTATGGAAGTTACAACTAAAGCAGTTCAGTTACATGGAGGATATGGATATACTAGAGAATATCCAGTAGAAAGAATGATGAGAGATGCTAAAATTACTGAGATCTATGAAGGAACTTCAGAAGTTCAAAGAATGGTAATAGCAGGAAATCTTTTAAAATAA
- the etfA gene encoding Electron transfer flavoprotein large subunit → MNLSDYKGILVFAEQRDGVIQTVGLELIGKAKELAGVLNVPVTAALIGYNVGGLAKTLIEYGADKVVVVDQARLEVYDTEAYTQVFKAIIDAKKPEIVLFGATTLGRDLAPRVSSRMATGLTADCTKLEISEETKGLEMTRPAFGGNLMATIVCPDHRPQMSTVRPGVMQKAPRVEGREGEIENFSVSLDTSKMKVKVVQIVKETANKVDISEAKILVSGGRGIGSAENFAALEAVAKEIGATVSASRAAVDAGYIDHDRQVGQTGKTVRPDIYFACGISGAIQHVAGMEESEYIVAINKDKDAPIFNVADLGIVGDANKIAPLLAEELKKAKDAK, encoded by the coding sequence ATGAATTTAAGTGATTATAAAGGAATATTAGTATTTGCAGAACAAAGAGATGGGGTAATTCAAACTGTTGGTTTGGAATTAATTGGAAAAGCTAAAGAATTAGCTGGAGTATTAAATGTACCAGTAACAGCTGCTTTAATTGGATATAATGTTGGAGGATTAGCAAAAACTCTAATTGAGTATGGAGCTGACAAAGTTGTAGTTGTAGACCAAGCTAGATTAGAAGTTTATGATACTGAAGCATATACTCAAGTATTTAAAGCTATAATTGATGCTAAAAAACCTGAAATCGTTCTATTTGGAGCTACTACTTTAGGAAGAGATTTAGCACCTAGAGTATCTTCAAGAATGGCTACAGGACTTACAGCTGACTGTACAAAACTTGAAATTTCTGAAGAAACTAAAGGTTTAGAAATGACAAGACCTGCATTTGGAGGAAACTTAATGGCAACTATTGTTTGTCCTGACCATAGACCTCAAATGTCTACAGTTAGACCTGGAGTAATGCAAAAAGCTCCAAGAGTAGAAGGAAGAGAAGGAGAAATAGAAAATTTCTCTGTATCTTTAGATACTTCTAAAATGAAAGTTAAAGTTGTTCAAATAGTTAAAGAAACTGCTAACAAAGTAGATATTTCTGAAGCTAAAATTCTTGTATCTGGTGGAAGAGGAATTGGATCAGCTGAGAATTTTGCTGCATTAGAAGCTGTAGCTAAAGAAATTGGAGCAACTGTATCTGCTTCAAGAGCAGCAGTTGATGCTGGATATATTGATCATGATAGACAAGTTGGACAAACTGGTAAAACAGTTAGACCTGACATTTACTTCGCATGTGGAATTTCTGGAGCAATCCAACACGTTGCAGGTATGGAAGAATCTGAATATATAGTAGCTATCAATAAAGATAAAGATGCACCTATATTCAACGTTGCAGATTTAGGAATTGTTGGAGATGCTAACAAAATAGCTCCATTATTAGCTGAAGAATTAAAAAAAGCTAAAGATGCTAAATAA
- a CDS encoding Rubredoxin has product MEFNIPKTHELFRQMIREFAEKEVKPLAAEVDEEERFPVETVKKWLKSG; this is encoded by the coding sequence ATGGAATTTAATATACCTAAGACACATGAACTTTTCAGACAAATGATAAGAGAATTTGCTGAAAAAGAGGTAAAACCTTTAGCTGCTGAAGTAGATGAAGAAGAAAGATTCCCTGTTGAAACAGTTAAAAAATGGCTGAAATCGGGTTAA
- a CDS encoding Uncharacterized peptidase SA1530: MKEKGIDVYVIPSSDYHQSEYVGEYFKTREFISGFTGSAGTVVVTENEAGLWTDGRYFIQAEKQLEGSSITLFKMGEENVPTFIEYISKNLKSGQCLGFDGKVLSVKNVFDIKNGFGKKEIKLEDRYDLVNEIWNDRPALPKSNVFILDEKYCGESFESKIKRIREKMSKLDANRHILTSLDDIAWLYNIRGRDIKNNPVSLAYTMISAEEVVLYIDKNKITEEAEKYFIDKNIKIKDYFSIYEEVKVISSEDKVLLDTNKVNYFIYNSIPRGTEIIDKPNPSTFMKACKNDIELENLKNAHIKDGVAVTKFMYWLKKNIGSQEMTEMSVAEKLESFRKEWTDYIEPSFNTISAYEANAAMMHYSANKDSNSQLAPRNLLLVDSGGQYIDGTTDITRTFVLGECSGEVKEHFTLVLKGMLSLSMIKFMYGVTGTNLDILARRPVWSRGIDYKCGTGHGVGFLLNVHEGPHSIRWQYNPQVLEAGMTVTNEPGVYIQGSHGIRLENELIVRNAEKQILVNSWFLKQ, encoded by the coding sequence ATGAAAGAAAAAGGAATAGATGTATATGTTATTCCTTCTTCAGATTATCATCAAAGTGAATATGTAGGAGAATATTTTAAAACAAGAGAATTTATATCAGGTTTTACAGGATCGGCTGGAACAGTAGTGGTAACAGAAAATGAAGCTGGTCTTTGGACTGATGGAAGATATTTTATTCAAGCTGAAAAACAGCTTGAAGGAAGTTCAATAACTCTTTTTAAAATGGGAGAAGAAAATGTTCCGACATTTATTGAATATATAAGCAAAAATTTAAAAAGTGGTCAATGTCTGGGATTTGATGGTAAAGTATTATCAGTAAAAAATGTATTTGATATAAAAAATGGATTTGGAAAAAAAGAAATAAAGTTAGAAGACAGGTATGATTTAGTAAACGAAATATGGAATGATAGACCAGCACTTCCTAAATCAAATGTGTTTATACTTGATGAAAAATACTGTGGTGAAAGTTTTGAAAGTAAAATTAAAAGAATAAGAGAAAAAATGTCAAAATTAGATGCAAATAGACATATATTAACCTCTCTTGATGATATTGCATGGCTTTATAACATAAGAGGAAGAGATATAAAGAATAATCCTGTTTCTTTAGCATATACTATGATTTCTGCGGAAGAAGTTGTATTGTATATAGATAAAAATAAAATAACAGAAGAAGCTGAAAAATATTTCATTGATAAAAATATCAAAATAAAGGATTACTTTTCCATATATGAGGAAGTAAAAGTTATATCATCAGAAGACAAAGTACTTTTAGATACCAATAAAGTAAATTATTTTATTTATAACAGCATACCGAGAGGAACAGAAATAATAGATAAGCCAAATCCAAGCACTTTTATGAAGGCTTGTAAAAATGATATAGAATTAGAAAACCTTAAAAATGCTCATATAAAAGACGGAGTTGCAGTTACAAAGTTTATGTATTGGCTTAAAAAAAATATTGGAAGTCAAGAAATGACAGAAATGAGTGTAGCTGAAAAATTAGAATCTTTTAGAAAAGAGTGGACTGATTATATAGAACCAAGTTTTAATACAATTTCAGCATATGAAGCAAATGCTGCTATGATGCACTATAGTGCCAATAAAGACTCTAATAGTCAACTTGCACCAAGAAATCTTCTTTTGGTGGATTCAGGTGGACAATATATAGATGGAACTACAGATATAACTAGAACTTTTGTACTGGGAGAATGTAGTGGAGAAGTGAAAGAGCATTTTACTTTGGTACTGAAAGGAATGCTGTCACTTTCAATGATTAAATTCATGTATGGAGTTACAGGAACAAACTTGGATATATTAGCTAGAAGACCAGTGTGGTCAAGAGGAATAGATTATAAGTGTGGAACTGGTCATGGAGTGGGATTTCTTCTGAATGTACATGAAGGACCTCATAGTATAAGATGGCAGTATAATCCTCAAGTACTGGAAGCAGGAATGACAGTAACAAATGAACCTGGAGTATATATTCAAGGATCCCATGGAATTAGGCTTGAAAATGAATTGATAGTAAGAAATGCTGAAAAACAGATTTTGGTCAATTCATGGTTTTTGAAACAATGA
- the glmS_1 gene encoding Glucosamine--fructose-6-phosphate aminotransferase [isomerizing], which produces MCGIIGYVGNDEKAVEVILDGLSKLEYRGYDSAGLAIIEKGHLFVEKKSGKLDNLKNSLKDAGHYSNVGIGHTRWATHGVPTDVNSHPHCSCDKKVAVVHNGIIENYATLKDELIEKGYVFSSDTDSEVAAQLFSYLYTGDLLETIMKVRDKIRGSYALGIIHEEQPDKIICTRKESPLIIGLGKDKNFIASDVPAILKYTRDVIFLENDEIAIIEEGKVTVFNEEGKPIVKEISKIEWDMEQASKNGYPHFMLKEIEEQPAVVERTLEVYIKPDGKIDFGKAFEKIDFEKIKEIDIIACGTAYHAGLQAAYFFKKMAKIKTNVDIASEFRYSDPFLNEDNLVIFISQSGETLDTLMALKLARSKGAKTLAITNVVGSTISREADVVLYTVAGPEISVASTKAYTTQVVTFYLLALYVAFKCKRVTLEEYDSYLDKIYSLSEKIGKMFFNKEKIEKIAQEIKDKKNGFYIGRGIDEKITREGSLKMKEITYIHTEAFPAGELKHGPIALIEEGTMIVVVSTQRDMVEKVASNIKELKARGAFVISVTKADYKEILDVSDRVILIDDIDDMVAPLLSMIPLQLLSYYTAVAKGLDVDKPRNLAKSVTVE; this is translated from the coding sequence ATGTGTGGAATTATCGGATATGTAGGAAATGATGAAAAGGCAGTAGAAGTAATACTTGATGGATTGAGCAAGCTTGAATACAGAGGGTATGACTCTGCTGGACTTGCAATTATTGAAAAAGGACATCTTTTTGTAGAGAAAAAAAGTGGGAAGCTGGATAATTTGAAGAATTCTCTAAAAGATGCAGGACATTATTCAAATGTAGGAATAGGACATACTAGATGGGCGACTCATGGAGTACCAACAGATGTTAATTCACACCCTCATTGTAGTTGTGATAAAAAAGTAGCAGTAGTTCATAATGGGATAATAGAAAATTATGCTACATTGAAAGATGAACTTATAGAGAAAGGATACGTTTTTTCTTCTGATACTGACAGTGAAGTAGCAGCACAACTTTTTTCTTATCTTTATACAGGAGATTTGTTAGAAACAATAATGAAGGTAAGGGATAAAATAAGAGGAAGTTATGCTTTAGGTATAATACATGAAGAGCAGCCAGATAAAATCATCTGTACTAGAAAAGAGAGTCCTTTAATTATAGGTTTAGGAAAGGATAAGAATTTTATTGCATCAGATGTCCCAGCTATTTTAAAATATACAAGAGATGTTATTTTCTTAGAAAATGATGAGATAGCTATCATTGAAGAAGGAAAAGTAACAGTTTTTAACGAAGAAGGCAAGCCGATAGTGAAAGAAATTAGTAAAATTGAATGGGATATGGAGCAAGCAAGTAAAAATGGATATCCTCATTTTATGCTAAAAGAAATAGAAGAGCAGCCTGCTGTTGTAGAAAGAACCTTAGAAGTATATATAAAACCAGATGGAAAAATAGACTTTGGAAAAGCATTTGAAAAAATTGATTTTGAAAAAATTAAAGAAATTGATATAATTGCATGTGGAACAGCTTATCATGCTGGATTGCAGGCAGCATATTTCTTTAAGAAGATGGCAAAAATAAAAACAAACGTGGATATTGCATCTGAATTTAGATATAGTGATCCTTTTTTAAATGAAGACAATCTTGTTATATTTATAAGTCAGTCTGGAGAAACTCTTGATACTCTTATGGCATTGAAATTGGCTAGGAGCAAAGGAGCAAAAACTCTGGCAATAACAAATGTAGTTGGCTCAACTATTTCAAGAGAGGCAGATGTAGTACTGTATACTGTTGCTGGACCTGAAATATCAGTAGCTTCAACAAAAGCCTATACAACACAAGTAGTGACATTTTATCTTCTTGCACTTTATGTAGCATTCAAATGTAAAAGAGTAACTTTAGAAGAATATGATAGTTACTTGGACAAAATTTATAGTTTAAGTGAAAAAATAGGAAAAATGTTTTTTAATAAAGAAAAGATAGAAAAAATAGCTCAAGAGATAAAAGATAAGAAAAATGGTTTTTATATTGGAAGAGGAATAGATGAAAAAATAACAAGAGAGGGATCTCTAAAAATGAAAGAGATAACTTATATTCATACTGAAGCTTTTCCAGCTGGAGAATTAAAGCATGGTCCAATAGCACTTATTGAAGAAGGAACTATGATTGTAGTGGTTTCAACTCAAAGAGATATGGTGGAAAAAGTAGCATCTAATATTAAAGAACTAAAAGCAAGAGGAGCCTTTGTTATTTCTGTTACAAAGGCAGATTATAAAGAAATTTTAGATGTATCTGACAGAGTGATACTTATAGATGACATAGATGATATGGTGGCTCCATTATTATCTATGATCCCATTACAGCTGTTGTCATATTATACAGCAGTAGCAAAAGGTTTGGATGTTGATAAACCAAGAAACCTTGCAAAATCTGTTACTGTTGAATAA